The genomic segment TCGTGGCCAGCGTCGGCTTCGTGCACAACGAGGGCGGGCGCGACTCGCGGTTGCGCTGCCTGTCGATCGAGGAGTACCGGACGCAGAAGGCAAAAGGTATGGCCGAAGCAAGGGCTGACGGAGACGGCGCGGCACCATGAGCTGGACCACGCCGGCAGATCTACGCGCTCAGGTCCAACGCTTGTGGGATCGTGGCGACTTACTGCGGGCGGCGGTAACGGACGCCGTTTCGTGGCCCCTGCACCTGAACCTGAAGGCCCCCAGCGCTGCGGACCTGTCCGATCGCTTCGAGGCCGTGCGTGACTGGGTACGCACCGTCGCCGATACCCCGAAGGTTCGGATCGAATGGCGGGATCGAAACCACCGCGTTCAAGGTACGCAGCGGCTTCCCGCGGCTGTCTGGCTCGACACTCTGCACGATGCCTTGGCCTTCATCGGCAAGGCCCGTCAAGCGCAGCGATTCGAGGCCATGTGGCGGCAGACGGCAGCCATGCAGCCAGCGCTGCTGCCGTGGCTATCCCGGCGGGCGATTCGGGCTCTGGACTTGGCCGACCGCTGGGAGCGTCTTCTGGCCGTCGTCGCATGGCTGCAAGCACATCCTGGCCCGGGCGTGTACCTGCGCCAGGTCGACGTGCGCGGGGTGGACAGCAAGTTCATCGAGGCCCACAGAGGCGTGTTGGGCGAGTTGCTGGACCTGGCTCTGCCGCCAGGTGTCGTCGAGACTGGAGCTATGGGCGTCGCGCAGTTCACTCGCCGATTCGGCTTCCTGGACAAGCCTGTCCGGATTCGGTTTCGTCTGCTCGACCCGGCCTTACCCAGCCTGCCTGGCTGCCATGCCTTGCCGGGTGTGCTGCCCGACATCACGCTGGACGTCACCAGTTTTGCGGCGCTGGTCTTGCCCGTCGCGCGAGTCTTCATCACCGAGAACGAGACGAACTTCCTCGCCTTCCCGGAGGTGGCGGGAGCCATCGTCGTCTTCGGCGCTGGCTACGGTTGGGAGGCGCTGTCGCGCGCCGGGTGGCTGCATCGATGCCAGCTGTACTACTGGGGCGACATCGACACCCACGGATTCGCCATCCTCGACCAATTGCGTGGCTACTTCCCGCGCGCGGCGTCCTTCGTCATGGACCGGGAAACGCTGCTTGCCCATCGCTCACACTGGGGCGCGGAACCCGAGCCTGCACGCCACGACTTGTCGCGTCTCACGGACGAAGAGGCTAGCGTCTATGACGACCTCAGATTCGATCGCCACCAGCCCAGGCTGCGACTGGAGCAGGAGCGAGTGGGCTTTGGCTGGCTGTGCGATCGACTGGCGTGTCTCCCCACGGGCGCCCTCGTATCGCCGTCCCCTTGCTCATAAGCTGAGCAAGCGCAGCCCGCGCCACGCCGGATTGTCCGGCTGCCCATCGTCGCATCAGGCATGGAGGCTCGCCGTACTTTTCCCGGCAACAAGAGCTGCACCTTCGCTAGAATTCGCGCTTCCGAACGTGACCAAGAGAGGAGACGCACGATGAGTGATGAAAGCGAGACGTCCAACACCTTCGAGATGCTCTGTGGCCTGACGCTGGCCGTTCTGGCAGCAGTGCTGGCGATAAACGACCTCGGAGCCGGGAAGTACGGGGACGACGAAATCATCGCTCACAACCAGAAGGCGAACGCCTTCGACTGGTTTCAGGCAAAGGGAATCAAGCAGTCGCTGGTCGAAGGGCAGCGCGACATGCTGCGGATACTCCTCGAGTCGCGCGTGATTCCTCCCGAGAGCGAAGCCCGCATGGGCACCCTGATGGCGACGCTCGACAAGGACATCGCCCGCTACAAGCAGGAGCGCAAGGAGATCCTCCTCGGCTCGGCCGCCGTCGGGCAGGAGAACTGGGTACTTGAAGAGGACGGCAAGCTCGGCGCCGTCAAGGGCGCCCGCGAATGGGAAGCGGAAGCCAAGATGCTGGGCGCCGCCGGCGACACCTTCGACATCGCCACCTTCTTTCTGCAGGTCTGCCTCGTCATGGGCGCGGTCAGCCTGATTCTCAAGGGCAAGCGGATGCGCAACATTTTCTATGGCTTGATGGTGGTGCTCGGCGCCACGGGGGCCGTGTTCAGCGTCATGGCCTACACACAGGCCGGAGCTTTTGGCTGAAGGGCACGGGCGTTCTCCCCTCTGACAGGGAGCGCAGCGTTCGGCAGGGACGCTGCAGCTGCTCTGCCGCCCCGGTCGCGGTGCCGACGCCGGCGCTGGCAGGCGCTTGATCCACGTCAACGCCAGCCGGCCGTCACTACTCTCTAATTGCGGGACTTGATCTGGGGACCACTGGATGTTTCGCATCTCGCAATTCATGCAGGAGCTCTCGGCACCGCGACCGGCCGGGCCGAAGCACAACCCGCCAGCGCCAGTCGTCATCTGGAACCTCATTCGGCGCTGCAACCTGACCTGCAAGCACTGCTACTCGATTTCCACCGACAGGGATTTCCCCGGCGAACTGACAACCGAAGAAGTGTTTGCCGTGATGGATGACCTGCGGCGTTTTCGCGTGCCGGTGCTGATTCTCTCCGGCGGCGAGCCGCTGCTGCGACCCGACATCTTCGACATCGCACGCCACGCCAAGTCGCTCGGCTTCTACGTCGGCCTGTCTTCCAACGGCACCCTCATCGACTCCGCCAACATTGATCGCATCGCCGGCTGCGACTTCGATTACGTCGGCGTGTCGCTCGACGGAATCGGCGCGACCCACGATCGTTTTCGGCAGATGAGCGGAGCCTACGAGGCCTCGCTCCACGGTATCCGCCTGTGCCGCGACCTCGGCCTGAAAATCGGCGTCCGCTTCACGATGACCCAGGAGAACGCGCACGATCTGCCGCAGTTGCTGCGCCTGGTCGAGGAAGAGGGAATCGACCGCTTCTACTTCTCGCACCTCAACTACGCCGGTCGCGGCAACAAGAACCGCCGCCAGGACGCCCAGCACCAGCTGACGCGCTGGGCGATGGACCTGCTCTTCGAGACCTGCTGGCAGTACCAGGAACGCGGACTGCGCAAGGAGTTCACCAGCGGCAACAACGATGCCGACGGCGTCTACTTCCTGCACTGGGTCCACAGGCGCTTCCCGGAAAGGGCAGCGAACATTCGTGCACGGCTCGTGCAATGGGGGGGCAACTCGTCAGGGGTGAACGTCGCCAACATCGACAATCTGGGCAACGTGCATCCCGATACAATGTGGTGGCACTACAGCCTCGGCAATGTTCGCCAGCGCCCCTTCTCCGAAATCTGGATGGACCTCTCCGATCCGCTGTTGGCGGGCCTCAAGCGCTTCCCGCGCCAGGTCGGCGGGCGCTGCGGCGAATGCGTGCACTTCGACATCTGCAACGGCAACACGCGCGTCCGCGCCCAGCAGCTGACGGGCGACGCGTGGGCCGAGGATCCCGGCTGTTATCTCGAGGACTCTGAGGTCGGCGTCGCCATGGATGCTGAGCGAGCGACCAGCAGCCGCACCGTCACCATCCGGAGGGCATCATGAGCTTGCTGCACCGCCTTTTCCGGCGATGCCTCATCGCCGCTCTCGTCACTATCGCCGGCACCGCCGCCGCTGGCGACGTACGCACACGCTATCAGGAGCACTGCGCCGCCTGCCACGGCGAGACGCGCCTGGGTGGCGTCGGCCCGGCGCTGTTGCCGGAAAACCTGGAGCGCCTGCGCAAACCGGAAGCGCTCAACGTCATCCGCGACGGGCGGGTGGCGACGCAGATGCCGGGTTTTGCCGACAAACTGAACGCCGACGAACTGCAGCAGCTGGCGGAGTGGATCTACACACCCGTCGTTCCGACCCCAGTCTGGGGGGAGAAGGAGATCCGCGGCTCGCATGTGGTCGACG from the Accumulibacter sp. genome contains:
- a CDS encoding DUF3322 domain-containing protein, which encodes MSWTTPADLRAQVQRLWDRGDLLRAAVTDAVSWPLHLNLKAPSAADLSDRFEAVRDWVRTVADTPKVRIEWRDRNHRVQGTQRLPAAVWLDTLHDALAFIGKARQAQRFEAMWRQTAAMQPALLPWLSRRAIRALDLADRWERLLAVVAWLQAHPGPGVYLRQVDVRGVDSKFIEAHRGVLGELLDLALPPGVVETGAMGVAQFTRRFGFLDKPVRIRFRLLDPALPSLPGCHALPGVLPDITLDVTSFAALVLPVARVFITENETNFLAFPEVAGAIVVFGAGYGWEALSRAGWLHRCQLYYWGDIDTHGFAILDQLRGYFPRAASFVMDRETLLAHRSHWGAEPEPARHDLSRLTDEEASVYDDLRFDRHQPRLRLEQERVGFGWLCDRLACLPTGALVSPSPCS
- a CDS encoding DUF4337 domain-containing protein — encoded protein: MSDESETSNTFEMLCGLTLAVLAAVLAINDLGAGKYGDDEIIAHNQKANAFDWFQAKGIKQSLVEGQRDMLRILLESRVIPPESEARMGTLMATLDKDIARYKQERKEILLGSAAVGQENWVLEEDGKLGAVKGAREWEAEAKMLGAAGDTFDIATFFLQVCLVMGAVSLILKGKRMRNIFYGLMVVLGATGAVFSVMAYTQAGAFG
- the nirJ gene encoding heme d1 biosynthesis radical SAM protein NirJ; the protein is MFRISQFMQELSAPRPAGPKHNPPAPVVIWNLIRRCNLTCKHCYSISTDRDFPGELTTEEVFAVMDDLRRFRVPVLILSGGEPLLRPDIFDIARHAKSLGFYVGLSSNGTLIDSANIDRIAGCDFDYVGVSLDGIGATHDRFRQMSGAYEASLHGIRLCRDLGLKIGVRFTMTQENAHDLPQLLRLVEEEGIDRFYFSHLNYAGRGNKNRRQDAQHQLTRWAMDLLFETCWQYQERGLRKEFTSGNNDADGVYFLHWVHRRFPERAANIRARLVQWGGNSSGVNVANIDNLGNVHPDTMWWHYSLGNVRQRPFSEIWMDLSDPLLAGLKRFPRQVGGRCGECVHFDICNGNTRVRAQQLTGDAWAEDPGCYLEDSEVGVAMDAERATSSRTVTIRRAS